Proteins found in one Eretmochelys imbricata isolate rEreImb1 chromosome 9, rEreImb1.hap1, whole genome shotgun sequence genomic segment:
- the UTP14A gene encoding U3 small nucleolar RNA-associated protein 14 homolog A: MAEEDLFRSDHPVSASEDEGDDNEERRHCQLLEAVSSLAGKKRRKLAERTEASVQVSEFNLSCEGIGEKLVLPELLGSIRASSSLGIVKKQLNRVKQKKSLELPLSKEESERVVREAAYNKTSKAVAKWEQVVQQNRRAEQLVFPLKQEQMGVAPIEEVLTGWKARTPLEQEIFSLLHKTQQPVMDPLLTPLEEASLRAMSLEEAQLRRAELQKARALQSYYEAKARREKKIKSKKYHRVLQKGRSRKALKEFEVLRKLDPEAALTKLEEMERSRIEERMSLKHQNKGKWARSRAIMAKYNLEARKAMQEQLSRNKELTQKVPMEPEGEEEGDMAGEDLLPDSINEVQPSTDGANPWMLGKPSSEAKDSGMQEDPKDPRESAAPEDAGNEGEEMSEDEILLQDFEQRRCTRQQQTGSPEPEGAGEAEEARLFAELLSNVQTGPGVEQPAQGPEGPLLSEQLGRRRTLEEIDALGQEEGAEEQERPWPTGTLQESEEEGSAGGGCTARKAPKQKMINLQAVLAGESHVIQCPAQPISVQDEEEEAADQRLVIKEAFAGDDVIADFLREKHKVEQAGKPQAVDLVLPGWGEWGGTGLRPSARKRKRFLIKPVPGPPRRDRHLPHVIISQQRNVLAAAHQVNEVPFPFDRRQQFERSIRAPVGPTWNTQQAFQKLTAPRILTQPGHIIQPISAEDASPQSTVPTRGGSTALPPTPPRSRHHQHPHKKAR, encoded by the exons GCGGAAGCTGGCTGAACGCACAGAGGCGAGCGTGCAGGTGTCCGAGTTCAACCTCAGCTGTGAAG GCATCGGGGAGAAGCTGGTCCTGCCTGAGCTGCTGGGGTCCATCCGGGCCTCGTCCTCCCTGGGCATCGTGAAGAAGCAATTGAATAGAGTCAAGCAGAAAAAGTCCCTGGAGCTGCCACTCAGCAAAGAGGAGTCAGAGCGG GTTGTGAGGGAAGCTGCCTACAATAAGACCTCGAAGGCTGTTGCCAAGTGGGAGCAGGTGGTTCAGCAGAACCGACGAGCGGAACAGTTGGTTTTCCCCCTGAAGCAGGAGCAGATGGGGGTTGCACCCATCGAGGAGGTGTTGACCGGCTGGAAG GCCCGAACACCGCTGGAGCAGGAGATCTTCAGTCTTCTCCATAAGACGCAGCAGCCAGTGATGGACCCGCTGCTGACGCCTCTGGAAGAGGCCTCGCTGCGGGCAATGAGCCTGGAGGAG GCTCAGCTGCGTCGGGCAGAGCTGCAGAAGGCCCGTGCTCTGCAGTCCTACTATGAGGCCAAGGCCCGTCGAGAGAAGAAGATCAAGAGCAAGAA GTACCACCGAGTGCTGCAGAAGGGCAGGAGTCGCAAGGCCCTGAAGGAGTTTGAGGTGCTGCGGAAGCTAGACCCCGAGGCTGCCCTGACAAagctggaggagatggagagaAGCAGGATTGAG gagAGGATGAGCCTCAAGCACCAGAACAAGGGGAAATGGGCCCGCTCCAGGGCCATTATGGCCAAGTACAACTTGGAG GCCCGCAAGGCCATGCAGGAGCAGCTGTCCAGAAACAAGGAGCTGACCCAGAAAGTGCCTATGGAGCCAGAGGGCGAAGAGGAGGGCGACATGGCTGGGGAAGACCTCCTCCCGGACTCCATCAATGAAGTGCAGCCCAGCACGGACGGAGCCAACCCTTGGATGTTGGGGAAACCCAGCAGTGAAGCAAAGGactctgggatgcaggaggacCCCAAGGACCCTAGAGAGTCTGCTGCCCCAGAGGATGCTGGGAACGAGGGAGAGGAGATGTCAGAGGATGAGATTTTGTTACAAGACTTTGAGCAAAGACGATGCACACGGCAACAACAGACAGGGAGCCCAGAGCCTGAGg GTGCTGGCGAAGCGGAGGAGGCACGCTTGTTTGCTGAGCTGCTGTCGAATGTGCAGACGGGTCCTGGAGTGGAACAACCTGCCCAGGGGCCAGAGGGGCCGCTGCTGTCGGAGCAGCTGGGCAGGCGGCGCACGCTGGAGGAGATAGATGCTTTGGGCCAGGAGGAGGGGGCGGAAGAGCAGGAGCGGCCCTGGCCCACCGGGACACTGCAGGAGTCAGAGGAAGagggcagtgctgggggtggCTGCACGGCCAGGAAGGCACCTAAGCAGAAGATGATCAACCTGCAGGCTGTTCTGGCTGGGGAGTCCCACGTGATCCAGTGTCCTGCCCAGCCAATCTCTGTGCAGGACGAG gaggaggaggctgcagacCAGAGGCTGGTGATCAAGGAGGCGTTTGCGGGGGATGACGTCATTGCTGACTTCCTGCGGGAGAAGCACAAGGTGGAGCAGGCAGGGAAGCCGCAGGCTGTGGACCTGGTCCTACCCGGATGGGGCGAGTGGGGCGGCACGGGGCTGCGGCCTAGCGCCAGGAAGAGGAAGCG GTTCCTCATCAAGCCCGTGCCAGGGCCACCCAGGAGAGATCGGCACCTGCCCCATGTCATCATCAGCCAGCAGCGCAATGTCTTGGCTGCAGCACACCAG GTCAACGAGGTCCCTTTCCCCTTCGACCGCCGCCAGCAGTTTGAGCGGAGCATCCGGGCGCCGGTGGGGCCCAcgtggaacacacagcaagctTTCCAGAAGCTGACAGCCCCCCGCATCCTCACCCAGCCAGGCCACATCATCCAGCCCATATCTGCTGAGGATGCCAGCCCCCAGAGCACTGTGCCCACCCGCGGAGGCAGCACTGCCCTGCCGCCCACGCCCCCGCGTTCCAGGCACCACCAGCACCCCCACAAGAAGGCTCGCTAG